One window from the genome of Pseudomonas fluorescens encodes:
- a CDS encoding tail protein X, which yields MKVTVRAHQNDTVDSLCWRHYGRTAGVTEAVLQANPGLADYGPMLPQGLAVQMPEAQTAAPQRWMVHLWD from the coding sequence ATGAAGGTCACCGTCCGCGCTCACCAAAACGACACCGTCGATTCCCTTTGCTGGCGTCACTACGGCCGCACAGCAGGCGTGACCGAGGCGGTACTCCAAGCTAACCCCGGCCTGGCCGACTACGGGCCGATGCTGCCCCAAGGCCTTGCCGTGCAAATGCCCGAAGCCCAGACGGCCGCACCGCAGCGGTGGATGGTGCATCTATGGGACTGA
- a CDS encoding head completion/stabilization protein yields MSGFIAGGTVASGHINTDAFWPTINLDQLRATLRIDASVTPPRLETAAVAAAISVNRELSEWRTTQQAAGYTKLVDMPGERINDVLVLVHLYRRAIEAATGAEVCERYRSYDSTNSGHQNAEELTPNIDDYRRDLRWAVRDFLGVNRTTVELI; encoded by the coding sequence ATGAGCGGATTTATAGCCGGCGGCACCGTCGCCAGCGGCCATATCAACACCGATGCCTTCTGGCCCACAATCAACTTGGATCAGTTGCGTGCCACGCTGCGGATCGACGCCAGCGTCACCCCGCCACGCCTGGAAACCGCCGCGGTTGCCGCCGCCATCAGCGTCAACCGCGAGCTAAGCGAATGGCGCACCACCCAACAAGCTGCCGGCTATACGAAACTTGTCGACATGCCCGGCGAGCGAATCAACGACGTACTGGTCCTGGTACACCTCTACCGCCGCGCCATCGAGGCCGCTACAGGCGCTGAAGTTTGCGAGCGCTACCGCTCCTATGACTCCACAAACAGCGGCCACCAGAACGCAGAAGAACTTACGCCAAACATCGACGACTACCGCCGCGACTTGCGTTGGGCGGTGCGTGACTTTCTCGGCGTCAATCGCACCACAGTGGAGTTGATCTGA
- the gpM gene encoding phage terminase small subunit: protein MTNPCRHHFERVTAAVEAAATDPTQTMAGATAYEHQLNQLLQDRLRLKQVQSNQSKAELKRQLLPSYESYVQGVLEGGKGAQDEVMTTVMVWRFDAGDFSGGLDIATYVLKYRMVMPDRFARTLGCLVAEEVATAAFKAQKIGEPFDLAILHRTAELTDAEDMPDQARAKLFLAMGRATLDEITEEAKGQPGQLQAGVDLLKKAIALHDACGGKKDLERAERLLNKRAGPAG from the coding sequence ATGACCAACCCCTGTCGTCACCATTTTGAACGTGTAACGGCTGCCGTCGAAGCGGCGGCTACAGACCCTACCCAAACCATGGCCGGCGCCACGGCGTACGAGCATCAGTTAAATCAGCTGCTGCAAGACCGCCTGCGCCTGAAACAGGTCCAGTCCAACCAGAGCAAGGCCGAACTCAAACGCCAGCTACTGCCAAGCTACGAATCCTACGTGCAAGGTGTGCTGGAAGGTGGCAAAGGCGCTCAGGACGAAGTAATGACCACCGTCATGGTCTGGCGCTTCGATGCCGGCGACTTCAGCGGCGGCCTCGACATCGCGACCTATGTGCTGAAGTACAGGATGGTCATGCCGGACCGCTTCGCCCGCACGTTGGGATGCCTGGTCGCTGAAGAGGTCGCCACAGCGGCCTTCAAGGCTCAGAAAATCGGCGAACCATTCGACTTGGCGATCCTTCATCGCACCGCCGAACTCACCGACGCCGAAGACATGCCCGACCAGGCCCGCGCCAAGCTGTTTCTCGCCATGGGCCGCGCCACGCTGGACGAAATCACCGAAGAAGCCAAGGGCCAACCCGGCCAGTTGCAGGCCGGTGTGGATCTGCTGAAAAAAGCCATCGCCCTGCACGACGCCTGCGGGGGCAAGAAAGATCTGGAACGGGCCGAACGCCTGCTCAACAAACGTGCCGGCCCTGCCGGCTAA
- a CDS encoding phage major capsid protein, P2 family, whose protein sequence is MRNDTRVLFNAYLQQLAQLHGVADVTTKFTADPSVAQTLETRIQESSAFLSAINIYGVSEQSGEKIGISIDGTIASTTDTTVKDREPRDPSGLDDRGYNCTQTNFDTGIRYQKLDQWAKFKDFQARIRDAIIKAQALNRIMIGWNGISRAATSNPTINKLLQDVNIGWLQKMREENPARVMTEVKDGSGKIEIGANKDFANIDALVVSMVNEFIEPWYQEDTELVVICGRQLLADKYFPIINTVQAPTEVLAADIVTSQKRLGNLPAVRVPHFPASGLMVTRLDNLSLYWQEGTRRRTVVDNAKRDRIENFESVNESYVIEDLGCAALAENIILS, encoded by the coding sequence ATGCGTAACGACACCCGAGTACTGTTCAACGCCTACCTGCAGCAACTGGCGCAACTGCATGGTGTGGCTGACGTCACCACCAAATTCACCGCAGACCCGAGCGTTGCCCAGACGCTGGAAACCCGCATCCAAGAATCCAGCGCCTTTCTCAGCGCCATCAACATTTACGGCGTTTCGGAACAGTCGGGGGAGAAGATCGGGATCAGCATCGACGGCACCATTGCCAGCACCACCGACACCACTGTCAAAGACCGTGAACCACGCGATCCGAGCGGCCTGGACGACCGCGGGTACAACTGCACCCAAACCAACTTCGACACTGGTATTCGCTACCAGAAGCTGGACCAGTGGGCCAAGTTCAAAGACTTCCAAGCGCGCATTCGCGACGCCATCATCAAGGCCCAGGCCCTCAACCGAATCATGATCGGTTGGAACGGTATCAGCCGCGCCGCGACATCCAATCCAACCATCAACAAACTGCTGCAAGACGTGAACATCGGCTGGCTGCAAAAGATGCGGGAGGAAAACCCTGCCCGGGTCATGACCGAAGTGAAAGACGGCAGCGGTAAAATCGAAATCGGTGCCAACAAGGACTTCGCAAACATCGACGCCCTGGTCGTCAGCATGGTCAACGAGTTCATCGAACCCTGGTATCAGGAAGACACCGAGCTAGTGGTGATTTGTGGTCGCCAACTGCTGGCCGACAAGTACTTCCCCATCATCAACACTGTGCAGGCACCAACTGAAGTGTTGGCTGCCGACATCGTCACCAGTCAAAAGCGCCTTGGCAACCTGCCGGCCGTGCGCGTACCACACTTCCCGGCCAGCGGCCTGATGGTCACTCGCCTCGACAACCTGTCGCTGTACTGGCAGGAAGGCACCCGCCGCCGCACCGTCGTCGACAACGCCAAGCGCGACCGCATCGAAAACTTCGAGTCGGTCAACGAAAGCTACGTCATCGAAGACCTGGGCTGCGCCGCCCTGGCCGAAAACATCATCCTGAGCTGA
- a CDS encoding GPO family capsid scaffolding protein: MKKYRSNWFRVAIEGATSDKRTIKRSWLEQAAKNFNPSTYGARIWLEHFRSLLPDSPFKAYGDVLAVKAEEVDVNGQKKLALFAKVEPTNDLIAMNKAKQKIYTSIEIDESFADTGEAYIVGLAVTDSPASLGTDVLAFSAQKPESSPFQDRHYSETSMFTEAVETELKFEEFEEKPSIGAQLFTKVQTLLTGKQAKDDSEFTQIGEAVEAIAEHVKDLPDQLAAEKQFSKGLQTRLDQVSTELTELKNQLSTTQDPNQKTRPQVSGGGNQVMTDC, translated from the coding sequence ATGAAGAAGTACCGCAGCAACTGGTTCCGCGTCGCCATCGAAGGCGCCACCTCGGACAAGCGCACCATCAAACGCAGTTGGCTGGAACAGGCCGCCAAGAACTTCAACCCGTCCACCTACGGCGCCCGTATCTGGCTGGAACATTTCCGTAGCCTGCTGCCCGACAGCCCCTTCAAGGCCTACGGCGACGTACTGGCAGTAAAAGCCGAAGAGGTGGACGTCAACGGCCAAAAGAAGTTGGCTCTGTTCGCGAAGGTCGAACCTACCAACGACCTGATCGCCATGAACAAGGCCAAGCAGAAGATCTACACCTCCATCGAAATCGACGAGAGCTTTGCCGACACAGGTGAGGCCTACATTGTCGGCCTCGCTGTGACCGATTCACCCGCCAGCCTGGGCACCGACGTCCTGGCGTTCTCAGCGCAGAAACCCGAATCCAGCCCCTTCCAGGATCGTCACTATTCGGAAACCTCCATGTTCACCGAAGCGGTCGAGACCGAGCTGAAATTTGAAGAGTTCGAAGAGAAGCCGAGCATTGGCGCCCAGCTCTTCACCAAGGTGCAAACCCTCTTGACCGGCAAACAGGCCAAGGACGACAGCGAGTTCACCCAGATAGGCGAAGCAGTCGAAGCCATCGCCGAACACGTCAAGGATTTGCCCGACCAACTGGCCGCCGAGAAGCAGTTCTCCAAGGGGCTACAAACCCGACTCGATCAGGTCAGCACCGAACTGACCGAGCTGAAAAACCAGCTCTCCACCACACAGGACCCCAACCAGAAAACGCGCCCGCAGGTCTCCGGCGGCGGTAACCAGGTCATGACCGACTGCTGA
- a CDS encoding terminase ATPase subunit family protein yields MTTALLPIDPRRQSKFLYWMGWRVCEIAEATGEKEKTLHSWKARDKWDRADNVERIGGALEARLVQLILKDNKTGGDFKEIDLLHRQLERQARIQRFQGGGTETDLNPNLAKRNEGPKKKSPKNDISEDQIELLREAFIDGCFDYQKDWYRAGNQRTRVILKSRQIGATYYFAREAFIDALDTGRNQIFLSASKNQAYLFRGYIQAFAREVIGVELTGDPIVLPNGAELFFLGTNARTAQGYHGNFYFDEFFWTFKFEELNKVASGMAMHKKWRKTYFSTPSSMVHEAYTFWTGERFNKGKPAAQHTKVDVTHGALQQGRFCEDRLWRQIVTILDAERGGCDLFDIEELRREYSPEAFANLLMCEFVDDGASTFPLSVLQSCMVDSWVEWAEDYKPFAMRPFGDRQVWVGYDPAETGDCSGLVVVAPPMVPGGKFRVLERHQFRGMDFAAQAAAIKGVCDRYWVTYIGIDVTGLGSGVAQLVRQFFPAVTTFSYSPEVKTRLVLKAYDVIHKGRLEFDAGWTDMAQSLMAIRKTITAGGRQFTYTAGRNDNTGHADLAWALFHALQNEPLEGQTAANTGRMEIY; encoded by the coding sequence ATGACGACCGCCTTGCTGCCCATCGATCCCCGACGCCAATCCAAGTTCCTGTACTGGATGGGTTGGCGCGTCTGCGAGATCGCCGAAGCGACGGGCGAGAAGGAGAAAACGCTACACAGCTGGAAGGCCCGCGACAAGTGGGACCGGGCTGACAACGTCGAGCGCATCGGCGGCGCCCTGGAAGCGCGCTTGGTGCAGTTGATCCTCAAGGACAATAAGACGGGCGGCGATTTCAAGGAGATCGACCTGCTGCACCGCCAGCTTGAACGCCAGGCCCGTATTCAGCGCTTCCAGGGCGGCGGTACCGAAACCGACCTTAACCCGAACCTCGCCAAGCGCAACGAGGGGCCGAAGAAAAAATCCCCGAAAAACGACATCAGCGAAGATCAGATCGAGCTGCTGCGCGAGGCCTTCATCGACGGCTGTTTCGATTACCAGAAAGACTGGTACCGGGCCGGCAACCAACGCACCCGCGTCATCCTCAAGAGCCGGCAGATCGGTGCCACGTACTACTTCGCCCGCGAGGCGTTCATCGACGCCCTGGACACCGGTCGCAACCAGATTTTTCTGTCGGCCTCGAAGAACCAAGCCTACCTGTTCCGTGGCTACATTCAGGCCTTCGCCCGGGAGGTCATCGGCGTCGAGCTGACCGGTGACCCGATTGTATTGCCCAACGGCGCCGAGCTGTTTTTCCTCGGGACCAACGCCCGCACCGCCCAGGGCTACCACGGCAATTTCTACTTCGATGAGTTCTTCTGGACGTTCAAGTTCGAGGAGTTGAACAAGGTCGCCTCGGGCATGGCGATGCACAAGAAGTGGCGCAAAACCTATTTCTCGACCCCTTCGAGTATGGTCCACGAGGCGTACACCTTCTGGACGGGTGAGCGCTTCAACAAGGGCAAGCCGGCCGCGCAGCACACCAAGGTTGATGTGACCCATGGCGCGCTCCAGCAGGGGCGGTTCTGCGAGGACCGGCTGTGGCGCCAGATTGTCACCATCCTCGACGCGGAGCGGGGCGGCTGCGACCTGTTCGACATCGAAGAGCTGCGCCGGGAGTACAGCCCCGAGGCGTTCGCCAATCTGCTGATGTGCGAGTTCGTCGATGACGGCGCGAGCACCTTCCCGCTGTCGGTGTTGCAGTCCTGCATGGTCGATAGCTGGGTGGAGTGGGCCGAGGACTACAAGCCGTTCGCCATGCGCCCGTTCGGCGACCGTCAGGTGTGGGTCGGGTACGACCCGGCCGAGACGGGCGACTGTTCCGGCCTGGTGGTGGTCGCACCACCAATGGTGCCGGGCGGCAAGTTCCGCGTGCTCGAGCGCCACCAGTTTCGCGGCATGGACTTCGCCGCCCAGGCCGCCGCCATCAAGGGCGTGTGCGACCGCTACTGGGTGACCTATATCGGCATCGACGTCACCGGCCTGGGTAGCGGCGTGGCTCAGCTGGTGCGCCAGTTCTTCCCGGCGGTGACCACCTTCAGCTACTCGCCTGAGGTGAAAACCCGCCTGGTGCTCAAGGCCTACGACGTGATCCACAAGGGGCGGCTGGAGTTCGACGCCGGCTGGACCGACATGGCCCAGTCGCTCATGGCGATTCGCAAAACCATCACCGCAGGCGGTCGCCAGTTCACCTACACCGCCGGCCGCAACGACAACACCGGCCACGCCGACCTGGCCTGGGCGCTCTTCCACGCATTGCAGAACGAACCGCTCGAAGGGCAGACCGCTGCCAATACCGGGCGGATGGAGATTTACTGA
- a CDS encoding phage portal protein, with amino-acid sequence MTEQLASQELLPAALDVASAGTQVFSFGEPTPVLGEREVFDYLECWFNGRWYEPPLSLNGLARSVGASVHLHSGLMFKRNLLSKTFIPHPMLSRAAFEQFALDFLCLGNGYLEKRRSVLGSTRQLVPSLAKYMRVGPEGQFYQVQGWKNEHAFEPGSIFHLREADLHQEIYGLPEWVSALQSALLNESATLFRRKYYENGSHAGFILYMTDAAQTEADIDALRKALKESKGPGNFRNLFVYSPTGKKDGIQLIPVSEVAAKDEFNSIKNQTRDDVLASLRIPPQLMGIVPQNAGGFGSLREATDIWVSNELAPIQSRMMQGNEWLGDEIIRFC; translated from the coding sequence ATGACCGAACAACTTGCCAGCCAGGAACTTTTGCCCGCCGCCCTCGATGTCGCGAGTGCGGGTACCCAGGTGTTTAGCTTCGGAGAGCCGACGCCGGTGCTGGGTGAGCGAGAGGTGTTCGATTACCTGGAGTGTTGGTTCAACGGGCGGTGGTATGAGCCGCCGCTGTCGCTCAACGGCCTGGCCCGGTCGGTGGGTGCGAGCGTGCATCTGCATTCGGGGTTGATGTTCAAGCGCAACCTGTTGAGTAAAACGTTTATCCCGCATCCGATGCTGTCTCGGGCAGCTTTTGAACAGTTCGCCCTGGACTTCCTTTGCCTGGGCAATGGGTATCTGGAGAAACGTCGTTCGGTGCTAGGCAGCACGCGGCAACTGGTGCCGTCGTTGGCGAAGTACATGCGGGTTGGGCCGGAGGGGCAGTTTTACCAGGTGCAGGGGTGGAAGAATGAGCATGCGTTTGAGCCTGGCAGCATCTTCCACTTGCGCGAGGCGGATTTGCACCAGGAGATTTATGGGTTGCCGGAGTGGGTCAGTGCTTTGCAGTCGGCGCTGTTGAACGAGTCGGCGACGTTGTTCCGGCGCAAGTATTACGAGAATGGTAGTCACGCCGGTTTCATCTTGTACATGACCGATGCAGCCCAGACCGAGGCGGATATCGACGCTTTGCGCAAAGCGCTGAAGGAGTCCAAGGGGCCGGGGAATTTTCGGAACCTGTTTGTCTATTCGCCGACTGGCAAGAAGGATGGGATTCAGCTAATCCCTGTCAGCGAGGTAGCGGCCAAAGACGAATTCAATTCGATCAAAAATCAGACCCGTGATGATGTGCTGGCAAGTCTGCGGATTCCACCACAGTTGATGGGGATAGTGCCGCAAAACGCTGGGGGATTCGGGTCACTTAGAGAGGCGACTGATATATGGGTTTCAAACGAGTTAGCACCAATTCAATCAAGAATGATGCAGGGGAACGAATGGTTAGGGGATGAAATAATAAGATTTTGTTAA
- a CDS encoding HigA family addiction module antitoxin, whose amino-acid sequence MDKQTAPLHPGSWVRENILNPRKLTVTEAAKLIGISRPGVSNFLNEKVSATPDMAARLERAFGVSAIDILDLQNSFDSHIGRAGSAAASARAYVTPFLGIQANDIVSWFSTTILARTRLSVLLRILVNSTGQNLERVDFPGHDDAERPGWDGYIETFSGTPWIPSGASGWEFGVNADIKGKADGDFAKSVKAVKKVERENITFVFVTPRRWSGKAAWISAMKAKKLWKDVRAYDVSDLEQWMETSIAAQTWFANQTARPSSGVRTLEKCWSDWANIAEPPLHPSLFSTANDVWRSRIKSFLSKDNSEPLIITADSIEEAVAFLSQIFSEPELSEHKDRVLVFDEAGVLPQLAQSATNFIAVAHTRDVEREFGAYSGSLRTVVIYPRNAANANPTIVLEPLSYELFNKALEAMGKSRDEITRLANDSGRSLTVLRRRLSTIPAIRTPEWAANNQASSNLVPFVLLGTWDTRNEADQKALSLLAGDLSFDALERRVQELLQLNDSPVWSLGNYRGVISKIDSLFAIAGAFTQGDLNHFFDIAKTVLGEDDPALDLPEKDRWAAAVHGKKREFSSALREGISETLVLLAVHGKHLFGKRLGFDGEFAAANLVRELLEPLETRKLEANDRDLPLYAEAAPKEFLSILERDLRLETPCSLGLLRPVPTGLLGSPKRTGLLWALEGLAWNPSTFPRVVKILGRLSEVKIDDNWGNKPIVSLGSIFRAWMPQTAADHNARLKAIRMLLDKHQAVGWKICLQQFGDFGSRVGDYTHKPKWRPDGYGYGEPFSTWEPINIFVREMVQMALTMPLYTADMICDLIARLHALSVEDQESVWKIIDEWRKAGASDTDIARVRDKIRVTVLSRRARKKVGEGGQAILSKTAKAVYASMEPTDVVNKYEWLFRQGWVEESADELSDIELDFQARERRIEKLRSEALTEIIANNGLQGVFNLAMKGHSQRQIGWYLARGILNADQLEDLILQCLTNTEGSENARRSSIATGALGALDVEQHKALFLSLRNKLSEQEALIILISSPYRKATWTLVDLLSTEARSNYWRDVTPEYICNAADQNNESVWRLLDAKRPRAAFSAVHFKLDEVRPELLVEMLSEIQEQDSKDKEGEYQLHAYDIQQAFKLLNQNPDVPFEDKARLEFAYIDVLARSLRGGDGHQIPNLERYVEDHPEMFVQAIVWTYKRKTPSEDPPEFRIGEGHEHLAIRGYHLLEALEHLPGQNEATEDSFRKRLAEWVSIVRRLCSELDRAAIGDICLGKLLASASEGKDGVWPNEAVRDVMEDLESEEISRGAHTGLYNARGAHFRGEGGAQERELAAKYRRWAEALEFSHPFVSSSLLMTMVETYEYEAEKQDTEAGIRRRLRH is encoded by the coding sequence ATGGATAAGCAAACCGCCCCCTTGCATCCCGGATCTTGGGTCCGTGAAAACATCCTCAACCCCCGCAAACTCACCGTGACCGAAGCGGCGAAGCTAATCGGCATAAGCCGCCCTGGAGTTTCGAACTTTCTTAATGAAAAAGTATCGGCTACCCCTGATATGGCCGCACGACTGGAGCGAGCTTTTGGCGTGTCAGCTATCGATATTCTCGATCTTCAGAACTCCTTCGATTCACATATCGGAAGAGCTGGCAGTGCCGCCGCAAGTGCGCGTGCCTATGTGACGCCGTTTTTGGGAATTCAAGCTAATGACATCGTTAGCTGGTTCTCGACCACAATACTGGCACGCACCCGTCTGTCAGTCCTGCTTCGTATTCTCGTCAATTCGACAGGCCAGAATCTGGAGAGGGTAGACTTTCCCGGGCATGACGACGCGGAGCGCCCCGGCTGGGACGGTTATATTGAAACCTTTTCAGGAACACCATGGATTCCTTCCGGAGCATCGGGCTGGGAGTTCGGGGTCAACGCTGACATCAAAGGAAAAGCCGACGGCGATTTCGCGAAAAGCGTCAAGGCCGTAAAGAAAGTAGAACGAGAAAACATCACGTTCGTGTTTGTTACACCTCGGCGCTGGTCCGGAAAAGCTGCGTGGATCAGTGCTATGAAGGCAAAAAAGCTTTGGAAGGATGTACGAGCCTACGACGTTAGTGATCTCGAACAGTGGATGGAAACATCCATTGCAGCACAGACATGGTTTGCAAACCAAACTGCACGCCCATCAAGCGGAGTGCGAACTCTTGAAAAGTGCTGGAGTGACTGGGCAAATATTGCGGAGCCCCCTCTTCATCCGTCGCTCTTCAGCACGGCGAACGATGTTTGGCGCAGCCGAATTAAGTCGTTCTTATCAAAGGATAACTCAGAGCCACTCATTATCACGGCAGACTCAATAGAAGAAGCCGTTGCATTCCTGAGCCAGATATTCAGCGAACCAGAGCTGAGCGAGCATAAGGACCGGGTACTCGTGTTCGACGAAGCTGGCGTCCTCCCCCAACTCGCCCAGAGTGCAACTAATTTCATCGCAGTAGCACACACGCGGGATGTTGAGCGGGAGTTTGGAGCCTATAGTGGGTCGTTGCGCACAGTAGTAATTTACCCGCGTAATGCTGCGAATGCCAATCCTACGATCGTTTTAGAGCCCCTCAGCTACGAGCTTTTCAACAAGGCGCTTGAGGCGATGGGTAAATCTCGCGACGAGATAACCAGGCTAGCCAATGACTCAGGGCGTTCGCTCACCGTGCTACGGCGTAGGCTCTCGACGATCCCGGCGATCCGAACGCCAGAATGGGCAGCCAATAACCAAGCCTCCTCAAATCTTGTCCCATTCGTGCTTTTAGGTACGTGGGATACACGAAATGAGGCAGACCAGAAAGCTCTTTCTTTACTCGCCGGTGACCTTTCCTTTGATGCGCTAGAGAGGCGAGTACAAGAACTGCTGCAGTTGAACGATTCGCCTGTATGGTCGCTCGGAAACTATCGCGGAGTGATCTCCAAGATTGATTCTTTATTTGCTATTGCAGGCGCCTTCACCCAAGGAGACCTAAACCATTTCTTTGACATCGCAAAGACGGTTCTAGGCGAGGACGACCCTGCTCTTGATCTTCCGGAAAAAGATCGGTGGGCTGCGGCTGTCCATGGCAAGAAGCGAGAGTTTTCTTCGGCGCTTCGCGAAGGCATTTCAGAAACGTTGGTTTTGCTTGCAGTCCACGGAAAGCATCTCTTCGGGAAGCGTCTCGGCTTTGATGGTGAATTTGCCGCTGCCAATTTAGTGCGAGAGCTTCTCGAACCGCTTGAGACCAGAAAGTTGGAAGCTAACGACCGTGACCTTCCTCTTTATGCTGAAGCGGCCCCAAAAGAATTCTTAAGCATCCTGGAGCGCGACCTCAGGCTAGAGACACCATGCTCTCTGGGGCTTCTACGGCCAGTGCCCACAGGACTTCTTGGCTCACCTAAACGCACGGGCCTTCTCTGGGCACTTGAGGGGTTAGCGTGGAATCCCTCTACTTTCCCTCGGGTCGTCAAAATTTTAGGGCGGCTCTCCGAAGTTAAAATTGACGATAACTGGGGGAATAAACCGATTGTCTCATTAGGCTCGATCTTCAGAGCATGGATGCCGCAGACGGCTGCTGACCACAACGCACGATTGAAAGCCATTCGGATGTTGTTGGATAAGCATCAAGCGGTAGGCTGGAAAATTTGCTTGCAACAGTTTGGTGACTTTGGCAGCCGCGTCGGAGATTACACGCATAAGCCTAAATGGAGGCCAGACGGATACGGCTACGGTGAGCCTTTCAGCACATGGGAACCCATCAATATCTTTGTCCGCGAGATGGTCCAAATGGCCCTGACCATGCCTCTCTATACAGCTGATATGATTTGCGATCTCATTGCGAGGCTCCACGCACTATCGGTCGAGGATCAAGAGAGCGTCTGGAAGATCATCGACGAATGGCGTAAGGCCGGAGCGAGTGACACCGACATCGCCCGCGTACGCGATAAAATACGCGTAACCGTGCTCTCACGACGAGCTCGAAAGAAAGTAGGCGAAGGTGGACAAGCCATACTCTCGAAAACCGCTAAGGCTGTTTACGCTTCGATGGAGCCGACCGATGTCGTGAACAAGTACGAATGGCTATTCCGTCAGGGATGGGTCGAGGAGTCGGCAGATGAACTCTCAGATATAGAACTCGACTTTCAGGCGAGAGAACGCCGGATCGAAAAGCTCCGATCCGAGGCCCTGACTGAGATCATCGCAAACAATGGTCTGCAAGGAGTTTTCAACCTTGCTATGAAGGGACACTCACAACGACAAATCGGCTGGTATCTAGCGCGTGGAATCCTGAATGCAGACCAGCTTGAAGACCTTATACTCCAGTGCCTGACCAACACCGAGGGTAGTGAGAACGCTCGCCGAAGCAGCATAGCAACTGGCGCTTTGGGCGCACTCGATGTAGAGCAACACAAAGCACTCTTTTTGAGTCTACGCAATAAGCTGTCTGAACAAGAAGCGCTTATTATACTAATTTCTTCACCTTATCGTAAAGCGACTTGGACACTCGTAGATTTGCTATCAACTGAAGCGCGCTCTAACTACTGGAGAGATGTCACGCCGGAGTACATTTGTAATGCAGCAGACCAGAACAACGAAAGTGTCTGGCGCCTACTTGACGCAAAACGACCACGCGCTGCCTTTTCGGCAGTTCATTTCAAACTTGATGAGGTGCGGCCCGAGCTTCTTGTTGAGATGCTTTCAGAAATACAAGAACAAGACAGTAAAGATAAAGAAGGCGAATATCAGCTTCACGCTTATGACATTCAACAAGCCTTCAAGCTACTAAATCAGAATCCTGACGTACCGTTCGAAGATAAGGCAAGATTGGAGTTTGCTTACATTGATGTACTGGCCCGCTCCCTGCGTGGTGGTGATGGACACCAGATCCCAAACCTCGAACGCTATGTAGAAGATCACCCAGAAATGTTCGTTCAGGCGATCGTCTGGACGTACAAGCGCAAAACTCCTAGTGAAGACCCTCCAGAATTTCGCATTGGGGAAGGACACGAACACTTGGCAATCAGGGGTTATCACCTGCTTGAGGCATTAGAACATCTACCCGGACAGAATGAGGCTACCGAAGATTCGTTTCGTAAGAGGTTGGCCGAATGGGTCTCTATCGTCCGTAGGCTTTGCTCCGAACTCGACCGCGCGGCCATCGGCGATATTTGCCTCGGTAAGCTATTGGCTAGCGCCTCGGAAGGTAAAGATGGGGTGTGGCCCAACGAGGCCGTTCGTGATGTGATGGAGGACTTAGAATCCGAGGAAATATCGCGCGGCGCTCATACAGGACTTTACAACGCCCGTGGTGCACACTTTCGCGGCGAAGGCGGAGCTCAGGAGAGAGAGCTCGCAGCCAAATATCGCAGATGGGCAGAGGCTCTAGAATTTTCCCATCCGTTTGTTTCATCCTCTCTTCTGATGACCATGGTGGAGACCTATGAGTATGAGGCGGAAAAGCAAGATACAGAGGCAGGTATCCGGCGCCGTCTTCGACATTAA
- a CDS encoding nuclear transport factor 2 family protein → MNFAWRVQALALSLIFFTNNVWASENTQHANATLVRQAFTNWQQGKGTVFDLLAPNAKWTVAGTSPVSGVYNSKAELAQVVRPITARLATPIVPSVQSIVAQNDVVVVLWEGTATALDHKPYNNTYLWHMTLKNGQIIEVTAFLDTYVLNDLIRRVKPPQ, encoded by the coding sequence ATGAATTTCGCTTGGCGCGTCCAGGCTCTTGCACTGTCTTTAATATTTTTTACGAACAACGTCTGGGCTTCGGAAAACACCCAACATGCGAATGCGACTCTGGTCCGCCAGGCGTTCACTAACTGGCAGCAGGGCAAAGGCACGGTGTTCGATCTGCTGGCGCCCAATGCGAAATGGACCGTGGCCGGGACGAGTCCTGTTTCAGGTGTCTATAACAGCAAGGCTGAGCTGGCCCAAGTCGTGCGGCCGATTACCGCGAGACTGGCAACACCGATCGTCCCCTCGGTGCAGAGCATCGTTGCTCAGAATGATGTCGTGGTTGTTCTGTGGGAAGGGACAGCGACGGCGCTTGATCACAAACCCTACAACAACACCTACCTGTGGCACATGACCCTCAAGAATGGTCAGATCATTGAAGTCACAGCCTTTCTGGACACCTACGTGCTGAACGATCTTATCCGGCGCGTAAAACCCCCGCAGTAG